TATGGTTAAATAAATGCTTTGTATTTCTAAGTAATTGCTACTAGtacttttcattcaaaaaaaaagaaagagaaaaagccaaAACAGCCACAATATAGTccctttcaaaaaaaattaaatccaaaaaaTAATTGACGTCGGACTAAAAGGTAACCATCCGTTACCTTACCCACCTTTCAATTATTGCTATTAAATACTTCAGCATTAAGTATATTATAATCAAGAAAAAACcccccaaaaaaatttttttttttgagttggCTTTCAAGTGGCTGAGAGCTGTAAAGGTTGCTGACAATTACCGTTTCAGAACAAAAACAGTAAAACGATTCACAATCTTTTTATTCTTAAACCTACAAAGAAGTTAATGATGAAAAGAAAAGGGTAACCTGGGAACTTACAAATTCGACTTACTTTGCAAGACAAACAAAAAGGGATCAAATCAAACATCAGGCTGGCTTCTAAGCTAAAACTACCGGTCATAAGTGGGAATTTGAGAGGGCAAAACTACATGTGCACTGCTGGCAGTCGGTTCCCATTCCCAACTGCCATTCAACTTCTCAACGGGCCTACGAACTCCTGTACCACTCTGCTCATTTCTCCCCATCCTCCATCTTGATGGTCATCCACTCATATCAACAGCCCCCCTCCTGTTTTTTTCTGATATTTGTACATAtctgtttcttgaattcttgaataaTATTTCACGACCAAAATTCTTTAAGGAAAGTTCTTGCCTCCTTCGCAGGGGGGGAGGGACGAATAAAAACAGACAAAAGAAGTTTGTTTTTGCTGAGAAATGGAAGGTTCAGAGAATTCCAAGATAGAGAATAGACAGAAAGTGAAGATAGGTGATGGCTCAGAACAAGTAGAGGTGCAAGAGGTTGATTTTGGCGAAGTGATCGAGCTCCCTCCAGAGCCAGCAGCTATGCATAACGAGCCAGTAATTGTAGCTGAAGAAAAGAACACTATGGAGCAATCAGGATCTTCTGAGGTAACTGTAGAGGAGAAAGGAGAGGAAAACCTGAGCGTTATCTCTGAACCAGAGGCTACTGTGAGAGAGTTGGCGTTTTCCGAATATGGGCAGAAACAGGATGGGGTTTCTGCCGTTGCATCTGAAGCAGAAACAAAGACGCAGGAGGAGGCTCCATTTCCAATTTCAAGTACTAGTGTTGCGGAATCATCAGGTGTTCGAGATTCAATTAGCGAAAAAAATGTTGTTGAATTATCAGAACCAGTAGCTGTTGTTCCTGGTGATGCTACTAATGGTGGTGGGGGTCGTGACTCATCAGAAAATCCCAGCAGCACTGACAGAGAGGTGCTCAATTCAGTTGGCCTCTTCTTAACATATTCTTTTTCCGTTTCCTGATTGTCCATATAATGACCATCTTCAGATTATGGGATccagaattttcctttttcaataaTATTGTTTAATCTGCTGACTACTTTTTATGTGTTGAAACATTTGAACAGCCAGCTGCTGTTTTGACTCCTCACACGCGGACTTTTTGGACGAGCTGCTGTGGTTTATTTGATGCTCTGAGGGGCTCAAATCGGTAATTTTAGGTGAATGACTTTTGGTACGAGAAGATTCTTCTTGATCAACTTTATGCACTCAACAGTTGAAACTTTTCCAGTAACTCTTTCTGCCGGTTTTTACGAGCATCATTTGGGCTTTTAGCCAGTTTAATATCTAGCATTTACTATATTCACTGTACAACAACCATAAGCTGTTTGGTGATCTGTTACATTCTCCTCCTGATGAAATCACTCGTATACGTCTGTGTGGAGAAAAAATGATTGCTGAAAACTTGTTCATCTGTACAAAGACTAGAAACAGAGAACTGCAGGGAGTAAcaaagcaagtaaaagatggTTGTGGATCTGTGATCAGGTTCAACATATAGCTATGCATACACAATGCTTTATATACTCAAATCTCATTTCTTGGTGGTAGTGCCTGGAATACATTTCTTATAACTAAACTATGGCAACCAGAACGCAAAGGTGCAGAGAGCAAGTTAAAATTTGTAAACCAGAAACTTTTGCTAGTCTAATATGCATGACATACGAGTTGTTCCAGTATGGTAATTTGATCTACCAATTGAAGGAGCAAGCTATTGATGTTTCACTACTACATCTGATGTGCTTGATTGCTGTGCAGGAATCTGGAGGAGCATTGTTGGTTGGTTTGCTACTTTGATTTTGGGGAGTGCAGCGTGAGATCctaaattttgaatatttttgaCGTAGAAGAAGAAAGGTACATCCACTCAGGATACCATCAGCCATAGAGTTGTTTTCGTTCCTTAAATGATAAGACTTTAAAAGCTTTTTGTAATTTCATTATCCTGCAACCGGAGCTTGAGCGTGCAGCCAAGAGTCTGTGCTATGGTGAAGTTTCCTCTTGGTCTTGAGTGTTGCTCTGTAACCTGTGCTGATTTATTGTAATTTTATATCTGAGAGCAAACTGTGAACAGGAACTGGATATTATGGTATGATAGAAGTTGATTCTTTCTTCACTTGGATTATATACGATCTCTCCTTACCCCTGTACATCTGTTTGCTCCCCAAAAGAAAGATACGACTGGAAACCATATACAGTTTACCGtatcttaatttttttattttttttttgcggggTATCTTAAGGATTTTTGAGTTCAGTAACTTTGGCTCCTACTAATTTGTAAGTGCAACTCTACAAAGTCTCAGATTCTGAACTTGCTCTCATTCCCTGCCCTAATGACGAGTCAGACCTCGCACATAGCAGTAAAGCAACACTGCTATCACCAAGCTAGAGTCTGATAAAATGGACTAGGGGAAGGATCATAAAAGTTCTAATACTACGTTGCGATGGACTAGGATGAGAACCAAGCAACCTATTTCAAAAGACACAAAAACCAACCACCAGTTTATTCACAATTCATTAAAGACAAAGGTTTCCCAAGTAGCAAACTCTCTGCAAGTATACAAGGAGGCGACTTACTTCCTTTTGAATGAAGGTGCAAGAGATCAAATTCCATCGCGCATAAGCTGAACATTATTGGCACAACTGCCAAACAGGCGGACAAGATGCCCAACCCAATTCGTAATATCCAAAACTAACAGCAAATTTGAGTAGGCAATTAGTGATTTCCAATATGAATAACACAATAAGGAACCTTCGGGCTTTCACAATTTCGATGGGCTTGGCAAATATAAGTTCAGTCACCCAGTACTGCAACAAATTGACTATCAATGATATCACAAGGAAAGAGTTTAAAGCAATTAATGCTTAAATTTATCAAGTTTAACGGGGGACATGATCAAATATTTTCCACTCTATACTTCATTAAATTACCATACAATGACCGCATTTGCTGTCTTCTACCAAAATTGTCAATTTGAACCAATTGACGGAACTCAGCTTCGCCCAAGAGAGAAAGTCGACTGTGTAGCAACACTTAACCAAGAGGGCTCCAATGATGAAAAAGACCACACAACCAACATATCCGTTGGTAGCAGAAAATGCCTGGGGGTATGCTTATGGCACTCAACAAAATACAGGGCCACAGGTATTCATCAAAGCCTGgagaggagaaaaagaaaagccatCTCATGCACGGCtcatttccttcatttctttgtGGTTAAGTAGAGGTCATCAACAGAGCGTCCACAACCTAATTTTAGGGAGCACTACTCCAAAATATTACCACCTATGGTATCCACAAATACAATGTCACCTAACACAGCGTCCTGTTTCTTTCCCGTGCAGACATGTAAAGCAGAAAGCAATGTAGTCAAGCACTCTAAGGCAACCAAAATTATAATGATGTGGGGATCTAAGAAGCAGCCATTCACATACCATCATCACAAAAGACGTATACTGTGAACACACAGACAAGACAATAAATCATAGAACTATATATGCAGTAAAAATATAATCAGCATCAAACCTTACCAAAATGGGACAAAAAAAAGTGGTtattgcaaagcatccaacaaACTGTCATTACCCAGGCAAAACATATCCCTTTAACACTGATTAACAACAATACTACTACATCTATAAGAAATTATCCACTAAAGCTAGAAagcttaataataataaagcctGACACAACCATCAAAACCATCAAAATTGAGCCATTTCCTTACTCAAGGTCAGCAACAAAAACCCTAACCTGCAAACTTCTCTTCCATCGTCAAACTACGGAAATTCACCTTTTCTTGTAATGAAGATAACACAGCACCCCTGTCAGAGCCACAGCACTGACAGCAGAAACAGCCACCACAGGCCACTCCCCCTTAAGTCGAGCAGCGCAATTCTTCTCCCGGCCCTCGA
Above is a genomic segment from Coffea eugenioides isolate CCC68of chromosome 5, Ceug_1.0, whole genome shotgun sequence containing:
- the LOC113772142 gene encoding uncharacterized protein LOC113772142 — encoded protein: MEGSENSKIENRQKVKIGDGSEQVEVQEVDFGEVIELPPEPAAMHNEPVIVAEEKNTMEQSGSSEVTVEEKGEENLSVISEPEATVRELAFSEYGQKQDGVSAVASEAETKTQEEAPFPISSTSVAESSGVRDSISEKNVVELSEPVAVVPGDATNGGGGRDSSENPSSTDREPAAVLTPHTRTFWTSCCGLFDALRGSNR